One window of the Eucalyptus grandis isolate ANBG69807.140 chromosome 8, ASM1654582v1, whole genome shotgun sequence genome contains the following:
- the LOC104417751 gene encoding flavonoid 3',5'-methyltransferase, which translates to MGDSHNRKILASEALSKYILETNAYPREHEQLKELREATVQKYQYWSLMNVPADEGQLISMMLKLMNAKKTIEVGVFTGYSLLTTALALPADGKIIAMDPDKEAFETGLPFMKKARVEHKIDFIHSYAFSVLNDLIANGEEGTFDFAFVDANKEDYIKYHEILLKLVKVGGVIGYDNILWFGAVALSEDDEMAEHLRVGRGHLRELNSFLASDPRIECCLLSVGDGLTLCRRLY; encoded by the exons ATGGGAGACTCCCACAACAGGAAGATCCTCGCAAGCGAAGCTCTCTCGAAG TACATATTGGAAACGAATGCATATCCGAGAGAGCACGAGCAGCTGAAAGAACTCAGGGAGGCCACTGTCCAGAAGTACCAGTACTG GAGTTTGATGAATGTGCCCGCGGATGAGGGGCAACTAATCTCCATGATGCTGAAGCTCATGAATGCGAAGAAAACGATCGAGGTCGGAGTCTTCACCGGCTATTCTCTCCTCACCACTGCACTTGCACTTCCGGCCGACGGCAAG ATAATAGCGATGGATCCGGATAAGGAGGCCTTTGAGACGGGCCTGCCATTTATGAAGAAAGCTAGGGTGGAACACAAGATCGACTTCATCCATTCATATGCTTTTTCGGTGCTAAACGACCTTATTGCAAAT GGCGAAGAGGGAACCTTTGATTTTGCCTTTGTGGACGCCAACAAGGAGGATTACATCAAGTACCACGAGATCCTGCTCAAGCTAGTGAAGGTCGGAGGGGTGATCGGGTACGACAACATTCTGTGGTTCGGTGCGGTCGCGCTCTCCGAAGACGACGAGATGGCGGAGCATCTGAGGGTCGGGAGAGGCCACCTCCGGGAGCTGAATAGCTTCCTGGCGAGCGATCCGCGGATCGAGTGCTGTCTGCTTTCCGTCGGAGACGGCCTCACGCTGTGTCGACGCCTCTATTAG